In Cyclopterus lumpus isolate fCycLum1 chromosome 9, fCycLum1.pri, whole genome shotgun sequence, a single genomic region encodes these proteins:
- the LOC117736406 gene encoding Golgi-associated plant pathogenesis-related protein 1-like has translation MADASFQKEFLETHNAYRRKHNTPQMTLSSEMTASAQKWSEHLLAIGALQHSDTKDGENVFNMYSSAPIKLTGKEAVDSWYGEIKDYNWSSPGYSSATGHFTQVVWKDSTELGVGLATDGRKVFVVGQYRAAGNMNMAGYFEENVLPLA, from the exons ATGGCAG ATGCAAGCTTTCAAAAGGAATTCCTGGAAACCCACAACGCCTACAGGAGGAAGCACAACACGCCACAGATGACGCTGAGCAGCGAGATGACTGCTTCAGCTCAGAAATGGTCCGAGCACCTGCTGGCGATCGGCGCCCTGCAGCACAGTGACACTAAGGACGGAGAGAATGTCTTCAATATGTACAGCTCAGCACCCATTAAACTGACAG GGAAAGAAGCTGTAGATTCGTGGTACGGTGAGATTAAGGATTACAATTGGAGCAGCCCTGGATACAGCAGTGCTACTG GTCATTTTACTCAGGTGGTGTGGAAAGACAGCACTGAACTGGGTGTCGGCTTGGCCACCGATGGCAGGAAGGTCTTTGTGGTTGGGCAGTACCGGGCAGCTGGCAACATGAACATGGCGGGATACTTTGAGGAAAACGTCCTCCCGCTAG CATAA